A window from Campylobacter sp. MG1 encodes these proteins:
- a CDS encoding type II secretion system protein, with protein sequence MRPAFTMIELIFVIVVIAILAGLAVPKMLLIKNDASVTKELANIEILKNDLSLYYARHSKLPDGLINPIHFTQISNIFWSDNTTIDFKFPKETCIKIKIDNENASITFSPINNPIPLCKTLQFALAKSSLLNLENNTIKDKMISLGGGSIYNTSNVK encoded by the coding sequence ATGAGACCAGCCTTTACAATGATAGAATTAATATTTGTGATAGTTGTAATCGCAATATTAGCTGGACTTGCAGTTCCTAAAATGCTTTTAATCAAAAATGATGCTAGTGTTACTAAAGAATTAGCAAATATTGAAATTTTAAAAAATGATTTATCTTTATATTATGCTAGACACTCAAAATTACCAGATGGCTTGATAAATCCGATACATTTTACACAAATATCAAATATATTTTGGAGTGATAATACTACGATTGATTTTAAATTCCCAAAAGAAACTTGCATAAAAATAAAAATAGACAATGAAAATGCTAGTATAACATTTAGCCCGATAAATAACCCTATACCATTATGCAAAACTTTGCAATTTGCATTAGCAAAATCATCATTATTAAATTTAGAAAACAACACTATCAAGGATAAGATGATATCATTAGGTGG